In Indioceanicola profundi, the following proteins share a genomic window:
- a CDS encoding winged helix-turn-helix transcriptional regulator, whose amino-acid sequence MPGFTCGLDATLRIIAGKWKPLILYFLAQGGPYRYGELRRAVRDVSDKMLIQQLKELEADGLVKRTDYKEIPPRVDYSLTALGRSLAEALVPLCSWGTEHMEEVSRVFAERDAWTGAVNLPAVGRKEG is encoded by the coding sequence TTGCCCGGCTTCACCTGCGGCCTTGACGCGACCTTGCGGATCATCGCCGGCAAGTGGAAGCCGCTGATCCTGTACTTCCTCGCTCAAGGTGGCCCGTACCGCTATGGCGAACTCCGGCGAGCGGTGCGCGATGTCAGCGACAAGATGCTGATCCAGCAGCTCAAAGAACTGGAGGCCGATGGTCTCGTGAAGCGGACCGATTACAAGGAGATTCCCCCGCGGGTAGACTACAGCCTCACCGCTCTGGGCCGCAGCTTGGCCGAGGCCCTCGTGCCGCTCTGTTCCTGGGGCACGGAGCACATGGAGGAGGTGAGCCGGGTTTTTGCCGAACGGGACGCCTGGACCGGTGCCGTCAACCTGCCGGCCGTAGGTCGCAAAGAGGGCTGA
- a CDS encoding SDR family NAD(P)-dependent oxidoreductase translates to MSRLQGKTAVVTGGSSGIGFGAAERFIEEGAFVYIFGRRQEALDAAVARLGSSARAVAGSVTDLSDLDRLFDTVKAERGGLDILFANAGTGAFAPLGEITPEHYDQLFDVNVKGLVFTAQKGLPLMKAGSSIILTGSSTGVMGTPQFSIYSATKAAIRNLARSWALDLRGTGIRVNVLSPGPTKTELALEVLGEEGMAALGRTTPLGRMGDPAETGAVAAFLASSDSSFMTGGEVFVDGGLAQV, encoded by the coding sequence ATGAGCAGGCTTCAGGGCAAGACGGCGGTGGTGACGGGCGGCAGCAGCGGCATCGGGTTCGGGGCCGCCGAACGGTTCATCGAAGAAGGCGCCTTCGTCTACATCTTCGGCCGGCGGCAGGAGGCGCTCGACGCCGCTGTGGCGCGGCTAGGCTCCTCGGCGCGGGCGGTAGCGGGCTCGGTGACGGACCTGTCCGACCTCGACCGGTTGTTCGACACGGTCAAAGCCGAACGGGGCGGGCTGGACATTCTCTTCGCCAATGCCGGCACGGGAGCGTTCGCGCCGCTCGGGGAAATCACGCCCGAGCATTACGACCAGCTCTTCGATGTCAATGTGAAGGGGCTCGTCTTCACGGCGCAGAAGGGGCTGCCGCTGATGAAAGCGGGGTCGTCGATCATCCTGACCGGCTCGAGCACGGGCGTGATGGGAACGCCGCAGTTCAGCATCTATAGCGCGACCAAGGCCGCGATCCGCAATCTGGCGCGCAGCTGGGCGCTGGATCTGCGCGGCACGGGAATCCGGGTCAACGTGCTGTCTCCCGGGCCGACCAAGACGGAGTTGGCGCTTGAGGTGCTGGGCGAGGAGGGGATGGCTGCGCTCGGCCGCACGACGCCCCTCGGGCGCATGGGCGACCCGGCGGAGACGGGGGCGGTGGCCGCGTTCCTGGCATCCTCGGACAGCAGCTTCATGACCGGCGGCGAGGTGTTCGTCGATGGTGGACTTGCGCAGGTCTGA
- a CDS encoding GGDEF domain-containing protein, translating into MLADMPPCELPASGEADESLLRLLYQVPIGIVQFDSTGRIELINPEVPRLLMPLLASCADPDNLFSILETCVPDLPHLVGSQALPSGSVCENRRIYIGSLGPAQRTIWASLTVTKISPHRYVGTLTDISELVRQEQRTRLTDAWFAAILQGATGYMHCTVDDFGRVLDWNRSGENLLGWRQETMLGMPIRVIFPPGPQLDHQMRERFATAQDQGWHLSTGPMLTQDGQRFSGDCLVSVLDAEPKNRQYLFIARRLHGEYVEADALVRLATTDHLTGVLNRARLFELAGRQLVQSTQRSEPLSMIMLDLDHFKTINDRFGHPVGDRVLQRFATLCREEIRSIDLLGRIGGEEFLVLLPGCDLEVGRAIAERLRRRIEQEAIRLDEDAVSGPGHIAVTASAGVAALETGETLEQLLRRADRLLYAAKTQGRNCIRAAFAPAS; encoded by the coding sequence ATGCTGGCGGACATGCCCCCATGCGAGCTTCCCGCGTCGGGCGAAGCAGATGAAAGCCTGCTGCGGCTTCTCTACCAGGTGCCGATTGGCATCGTCCAGTTTGACAGCACCGGCCGCATCGAGCTTATCAATCCCGAAGTGCCGCGCCTGCTGATGCCATTGCTGGCGAGCTGCGCCGACCCGGACAATCTGTTCAGCATTCTGGAGACTTGTGTTCCAGATCTGCCGCATCTGGTGGGCAGTCAGGCTCTGCCTAGCGGCTCTGTATGCGAGAACCGGCGCATCTATATCGGCAGCCTCGGTCCCGCCCAACGGACGATCTGGGCCTCACTCACAGTGACGAAGATCAGCCCGCATCGCTATGTCGGCACGCTCACCGACATTTCGGAGTTGGTCCGCCAGGAGCAACGGACCCGCCTGACAGACGCTTGGTTCGCCGCCATCCTGCAGGGGGCCACCGGATACATGCATTGCACGGTCGATGATTTCGGCCGGGTGCTGGACTGGAACAGGTCCGGCGAAAACCTGCTCGGTTGGAGGCAGGAAACGATGCTCGGCATGCCGATCCGCGTCATCTTCCCACCAGGCCCCCAATTGGACCATCAGATGCGGGAGCGTTTCGCGACGGCCCAGGACCAGGGCTGGCATCTCTCCACCGGCCCGATGCTGACCCAGGACGGGCAGCGGTTCAGCGGGGACTGTCTTGTCTCCGTTCTCGATGCGGAGCCGAAGAACCGCCAGTACCTTTTCATAGCCCGGCGCCTTCATGGCGAGTACGTTGAGGCCGATGCGCTGGTCAGGCTCGCCACGACCGATCATCTGACCGGAGTTCTCAATCGGGCTCGGCTTTTCGAACTGGCCGGCCGGCAGCTTGTCCAGTCCACGCAGCGGAGCGAGCCGCTGTCGATGATCATGCTCGACCTGGACCATTTCAAGACCATCAACGACCGCTTTGGTCATCCTGTCGGCGACCGGGTGCTGCAGCGGTTCGCAACTCTATGCCGTGAGGAAATCCGGAGCATCGACCTGCTGGGACGCATTGGCGGAGAGGAGTTCTTGGTTCTCCTGCCCGGGTGCGATTTGGAGGTCGGGAGAGCCATAGCGGAGCGCCTGCGCCGGCGGATCGAGCAGGAAGCAATCCGCCTGGACGAGGACGCGGTCTCCGGACCGGGGCATATTGCAGTCACCGCCAGCGCCGGGGTCGCCGCCTTGGAGACCGGCGAAACCTTGGAGCAGCTGCTGCGGCGAGCCGACCGGCTGCTCTATGCCGCCAAGACGCAGGGACGGAACTGTATAAGGGCCGCATTTGCGCCAGCCTCATAG
- a CDS encoding HAL/PAL/TAL family ammonia-lyase → MPGHHAGEGAIDLGGPLVLDEIERVAHGAAVTVNPAARERMAAAGAALSGHVEERRRIYGVTTGYGPLAEHHVLPECAEALQRGLIYHLASGVGAPLPSDQVRALMAVRAANLAQGYSGIGASSFALLLDMLNRDVVPVVPEMGTVGASGDLTPLAHVALVMIGEGEAFVAGRRVAGAEALAHAGLIPAQLGHKEGLALVNGTSAMTGIAALNGSRCGRLLDLALQMAVCNAELFHGYSEAFDPRFGMVRPHPGQRWAHAELARLCRSSSRLQAPQQPPPVLEKVDAQSGVLHNRPLLQDPYTIRCLPQLFGAAKDQLDHHNGIVETELVSATDNPLIFAADGHVLHGGNFFGQHVAYASDSLALAVTGIAVHAERCLARLTDPRRNGGRPAFLTGGTVGLDSGLMGAQVTATALVAEMRSLAVPASIQSISTNAENQDVVTMGTIAARRTARLVELAAYVLAIQAIALAQAMEMTEGSIKAFAVSSRELLARVRQTVLPLDRDRPLSPDIAALASLFLSTRWRPTLPQHDMPGEI, encoded by the coding sequence ATGCCCGGCCATCATGCAGGCGAAGGCGCAATCGACCTTGGGGGACCGCTTGTCCTGGATGAGATCGAGCGCGTCGCCCACGGGGCAGCGGTCACAGTCAACCCTGCCGCGAGGGAGCGCATGGCCGCCGCCGGCGCAGCCCTGTCGGGCCATGTCGAGGAACGCCGCCGGATTTACGGCGTGACCACCGGGTACGGGCCGTTGGCCGAGCATCATGTGCTGCCGGAATGTGCCGAGGCGCTGCAGCGCGGCCTGATCTACCATCTGGCCAGCGGTGTGGGCGCTCCGTTGCCCTCCGACCAGGTGCGCGCCCTGATGGCCGTGCGGGCCGCAAACCTTGCCCAGGGCTACTCCGGGATTGGGGCGTCAAGCTTTGCGCTGCTGCTGGATATGCTGAACCGGGATGTGGTGCCCGTGGTGCCGGAAATGGGCACTGTGGGGGCGAGCGGCGATCTGACGCCATTGGCTCATGTCGCCCTTGTGATGATCGGCGAGGGCGAGGCTTTTGTCGCCGGAAGGCGGGTTGCGGGCGCCGAAGCCCTGGCACACGCCGGATTGATTCCCGCCCAATTGGGGCATAAGGAGGGCTTGGCCCTCGTGAACGGGACTTCGGCGATGACCGGGATCGCCGCGCTGAACGGCAGCCGCTGCGGACGCCTGCTGGACCTCGCACTCCAGATGGCCGTCTGCAACGCCGAGCTGTTCCACGGGTACAGCGAGGCGTTTGATCCGCGCTTCGGGATGGTGCGCCCGCATCCGGGCCAACGCTGGGCCCATGCCGAGCTTGCGCGGCTGTGCCGCAGCAGCAGCCGGCTTCAAGCACCCCAGCAACCACCGCCCGTGCTGGAAAAAGTGGATGCCCAAAGCGGCGTCTTGCACAATCGTCCCCTGCTCCAGGACCCCTATACAATCCGCTGCCTGCCCCAGCTGTTCGGCGCAGCCAAGGACCAGCTCGACCATCACAACGGGATCGTTGAAACCGAGCTTGTCAGCGCGACCGACAATCCCCTGATCTTTGCCGCGGATGGTCATGTTCTGCACGGCGGCAACTTCTTCGGCCAGCATGTGGCCTACGCGTCGGACAGCTTGGCCCTGGCCGTGACCGGGATCGCGGTGCATGCCGAGCGCTGTTTGGCACGGCTTACGGACCCGCGGCGCAATGGCGGCCGGCCCGCCTTCCTGACCGGCGGGACCGTGGGGCTGGACAGCGGACTGATGGGGGCGCAGGTCACGGCAACGGCACTCGTGGCGGAAATGCGCAGCCTGGCCGTTCCAGCCTCGATCCAATCCATTTCAACCAATGCCGAAAACCAGGATGTTGTCACCATGGGCACCATCGCGGCGCGCAGAACGGCGCGTCTGGTGGAACTTGCCGCCTATGTGCTGGCGATCCAGGCAATCGCCCTGGCCCAGGCCATGGAGATGACCGAAGGCTCAATAAAGGCCTTCGCGGTCTCCAGCCGGGAGCTCCTGGCAAGGGTTCGTCAGACGGTTCTCCCGCTGGATCGCGACCGCCCGCTGTCGCCGGACATCGCGGCATTGGCGTCTCTGTTCCTGTCTACCCGCTGGCGCCCGACCCTGCCGCAACACGATATGCCTGGAGAGATCTGA
- the pcl gene encoding 4-coumarate--CoA ligase, whose amino-acid sequence MDRGRRRIKHSGAAGMTTAPADIATPGWWQNRSILGRFVKDLVEGELQRLRPGAGDALLKDRTENLEIGPAGLGADSLELITLATALTEALHLHRSGVEDLLLARRQLSEWIDIAAVGLSHYAETVTFRTSGSTGQPKPCQHGLNRLLEETEHLARILGPVRRIVSLVPSHHIYGFLFTALLPQQLGIPILDGRGRLPARVAADLRSGDLLVGVPELWTSVAQSGIRFAPGVRAVTSTGPLALEVFRALEAQGLDKILEVYGSSETAGIGWRASADEPYQLFPYWQLRADGTEISHTGSSLAVALQDKIHLLSPGQFHVAGRLDGAVQVGGVNVFPDRVAAVLRLHPGVQDAAVRSFGGPGALRLKAFIVPRDKAAGPVFAAELRDWAETRLSIPECPKSWTVGEALPRTPLGKAADWHPLMSPEMR is encoded by the coding sequence GTGGATCGCGGGCGGCGCCGGATCAAGCATTCCGGAGCTGCTGGCATGACGACCGCACCAGCTGACATTGCGACACCAGGCTGGTGGCAAAACCGGTCCATTCTTGGTCGTTTCGTCAAGGATCTCGTGGAGGGCGAGCTGCAACGCCTCCGGCCGGGAGCCGGGGACGCCCTGCTGAAGGACCGGACCGAGAACCTCGAGATCGGCCCAGCTGGGCTGGGTGCGGACAGTTTGGAACTGATCACGCTGGCGACGGCGTTGACGGAGGCGCTGCATCTGCACCGGTCGGGCGTTGAGGACCTCCTCCTTGCGCGCCGACAACTCTCCGAGTGGATCGATATCGCGGCGGTTGGCCTCAGCCACTACGCCGAAACAGTCACCTTCCGCACATCCGGAAGCACAGGCCAGCCGAAGCCATGCCAGCACGGTCTGAACCGCTTGCTCGAGGAGACGGAGCACCTGGCGCGCATTCTCGGCCCGGTCCGGCGCATCGTCAGCCTTGTGCCCAGTCATCACATCTACGGCTTTCTCTTCACGGCGCTTTTGCCGCAGCAGCTCGGGATTCCGATCCTGGACGGGCGCGGGCGCCTACCGGCCAGGGTTGCGGCGGATCTCCGCAGTGGCGATCTCCTCGTCGGCGTGCCTGAGCTCTGGACCAGCGTGGCGCAATCCGGAATACGCTTCGCTCCCGGCGTGCGAGCCGTGACCTCCACGGGCCCGCTGGCGCTGGAGGTGTTCAGGGCTCTCGAAGCGCAGGGTTTGGACAAAATTCTGGAGGTGTACGGCTCCAGTGAAACCGCAGGCATCGGATGGCGCGCCAGCGCCGATGAACCCTATCAGCTCTTCCCATATTGGCAGCTGCGCGCAGACGGGACAGAGATTTCGCACACCGGCTCAAGCCTCGCTGTCGCCTTGCAGGACAAGATCCATCTGCTCTCGCCTGGACAATTCCATGTTGCCGGGCGCCTGGACGGAGCCGTGCAGGTCGGAGGCGTGAACGTCTTTCCAGACCGCGTTGCCGCCGTGCTCCGGCTGCATCCCGGCGTCCAGGATGCCGCTGTCCGGAGCTTTGGCGGCCCGGGTGCGCTCCGCCTGAAAGCCTTCATCGTCCCGCGCGACAAGGCCGCGGGGCCGGTTTTTGCAGCCGAGCTGCGCGACTGGGCGGAAACGCGCCTTTCCATCCCCGAATGCCCGAAATCCTGGACTGTGGGAGAGGCATTGCCGCGCACCCCGCTTGGAAAAGCCGCGGATTGGCATCCTCTTATGTCCCCGGAGATGCGCTGA
- the pyp gene encoding photoactive yellow protein, with protein sequence MQLVEFGKADIENVMAKMSVKDIDGLAFGAVQLDAQGRILQYNAAEGAITGRDPKAAIGKNFFTEVAPCTNTPAFKGAFDAGVKAGNLNTMIEYTFDYNMKPTKVKVHMKKALVGDSYWVFVKRV encoded by the coding sequence ATGCAGCTTGTGGAATTCGGCAAGGCCGATATTGAGAACGTCATGGCCAAGATGTCCGTCAAGGACATTGACGGTCTGGCCTTCGGGGCCGTTCAGCTCGATGCCCAGGGGCGAATTCTGCAATACAATGCGGCGGAAGGCGCGATCACCGGCCGCGATCCCAAGGCCGCGATCGGAAAGAACTTCTTCACCGAGGTCGCTCCGTGCACAAACACGCCGGCCTTCAAGGGCGCGTTCGATGCCGGCGTGAAGGCGGGCAATCTCAATACAATGATCGAATACACGTTCGACTACAACATGAAGCCGACCAAGGTGAAGGTCCACATGAAGAAGGCTTTGGTCGGAGACAGCTACTGGGTCTTTGTAAAGCGGGTATAG
- a CDS encoding MFS transporter — protein MGISIIKSAGHAAIPWLCGTVAELIVGGWLVDRLIRRGADEAKVRKTVLIAGLLVGLSVIGAVFTKDPAWAIFWISLSLSGLSCAAPVCWTVPALITPKGAGGTVSGITNVFNNMSGAAAPVITGYIISGTGSFALAFACAGVAQLIGILSFTMVLGSFDPVPDPEFVKSPEDDLDRQSTGVLSQSKAV, from the coding sequence TTGGGCATCAGCATCATTAAGTCGGCCGGGCACGCTGCCATTCCGTGGCTCTGCGGCACGGTGGCGGAACTGATCGTCGGCGGCTGGCTTGTCGACCGGCTGATCCGCCGCGGCGCGGACGAGGCCAAGGTGCGCAAGACGGTACTGATAGCGGGTCTGCTGGTGGGATTGAGCGTGATCGGCGCGGTCTTCACCAAGGACCCGGCCTGGGCGATCTTCTGGATCTCCCTGTCCCTCAGCGGCCTCTCCTGCGCCGCCCCGGTCTGCTGGACCGTTCCGGCCCTGATCACACCAAAGGGCGCCGGCGGCACGGTGAGCGGCATCACCAACGTCTTCAACAACATGTCCGGCGCTGCGGCCCCGGTGATCACCGGCTATATCATCAGCGGAACCGGTTCCTTCGCGCTGGCCTTCGCCTGCGCCGGCGTTGCCCAGCTGATTGGCATCCTGTCCTTCACGATGGTGCTGGGCTCCTTCGATCCTGTTCCGGACCCGGAATTCGTGAAGTCTCCGGAGGACGACCTGGACCGGCAGTCCACCGGCGTGTTGAGCCAGTCCAAGGCGGTCTGA
- a CDS encoding DDE-type integrase/transposase/recombinase — MDQNGLVLDILVQSWRNTRATKCFFRKLLKAPRFAPRVIITDRLRSYAAAKRELKLDGKHGRAAA, encoded by the coding sequence ATCGACCAGAACGGACTCGTCCTCGACATCCTGGTCCAGAGCTGGCGCAACACGAGGGCGACCAAGTGCTTCTTTCGCAAACTGCTGAAAGCGCCGCGCTTTGCGCCGCGGGTCATCATCACCGACCGGCTGAGATCATACGCGGCCGCGAAAAGGGAGTTGAAGCTCGACGGCAAGCATGGCAGAGCCGCTGCCTGA
- a CDS encoding TonB-dependent receptor — MSVAFSCATSVIPSDFIRSSVKGRLALPSALSFPLEPILTRKWVLATLAGMSISTAHAQMLEHGGEDELIIWGRALDLTGKASAASQGVIGYADFSTRPIMRVGELVEVVPGLIATQHSGSGKANQYFLRGFNLDHGTDFAAYFDAVPVNLRTHGHGQGYLDLNFVIPELVEVVEYSKGTHHAANGDFSSAGTARIRTYDQLEKGFVELTVGSNDYYRGIAADSFGLGPATLLLAVEGEAYDGPWKLEEDLEKVNSLIKYTIPLERGRMELAGTFYQSDWRGSDQIPERAVEQGLISRYGFIDPDLGGETTRASLTGQIEIGGLTASVYAVAYDFRLFSNFTYFLTDPVNGDEFEQRDKRTIWGSSADYAHDFGLVGREAVVRIGTDVRHDQIDHVGLYQTVSRRRISTVRKDAVDEFSIGGYVELEANWTDRLRTMTGIRADHYRFDVASHVGENSGDGNDSILSPKLSIAYLAGSATEFYGNYGQSFHSNDVRGATTTIDPATGAAVDQVEPLVKSEAAELGVRTRLAETLLVTLSAFWLDLDSELVFVGDAGTTEPNLGSRRYGVEVAAFWQLADWLTLDLSAATTRARFRNAPDGENRIPGSIKEVLGVGAVATFDTGLNGSLRLRHFGSMPLIEDGSLRSGATTLVNLGLAYKVGAFEFSFDIFNLFDANDYDITYYFASRLPGEDASVADVHFHPVEPRSARAAIKVRF, encoded by the coding sequence ATGAGCGTTGCCTTCTCATGCGCCACATCAGTGATCCCCTCTGACTTCATCAGATCCAGCGTGAAAGGCCGATTGGCCCTGCCGTCGGCACTCAGCTTCCCACTTGAACCGATCCTAACCAGAAAGTGGGTTCTGGCGACCCTGGCAGGGATGAGCATTTCCACTGCTCACGCACAGATGCTTGAGCACGGGGGAGAGGATGAACTCATCATCTGGGGACGGGCTTTGGACCTGACCGGCAAGGCCAGTGCGGCGTCCCAGGGCGTCATCGGCTATGCGGACTTCTCTACCCGGCCCATCATGCGCGTGGGAGAACTGGTTGAAGTTGTACCCGGTCTTATCGCTACTCAGCATTCCGGCAGTGGCAAAGCCAACCAGTATTTCCTCCGCGGCTTCAACCTGGATCATGGAACGGACTTCGCCGCCTATTTCGACGCTGTACCCGTCAACCTCCGGACCCATGGACATGGGCAAGGATACCTCGATCTTAACTTCGTTATTCCCGAGCTTGTGGAGGTGGTTGAGTACAGCAAGGGAACCCACCACGCCGCCAACGGCGACTTCTCCTCAGCCGGTACCGCCCGGATCCGAACATATGACCAGCTGGAAAAAGGATTTGTGGAACTAACCGTGGGATCCAACGACTATTACCGCGGCATCGCTGCCGACTCTTTCGGACTCGGCCCGGCCACCCTGCTGCTCGCAGTCGAAGGGGAAGCATACGACGGGCCGTGGAAGCTGGAGGAGGACTTGGAAAAGGTGAATAGCCTGATCAAGTACACCATACCCCTTGAGCGCGGGCGGATGGAACTTGCCGGTACTTTCTACCAATCGGACTGGCGCGGGAGTGACCAGATTCCCGAGCGGGCGGTGGAGCAAGGCCTCATCTCAAGATATGGCTTCATTGACCCCGATCTGGGGGGCGAGACCACTCGAGCGAGTCTAACCGGACAAATTGAAATTGGTGGTCTCACGGCCAGCGTCTATGCCGTTGCCTACGATTTCCGACTGTTCTCCAATTTCACCTATTTTCTCACCGATCCGGTGAATGGAGACGAATTCGAACAGCGTGATAAGCGCACGATCTGGGGTAGCTCCGCCGACTATGCGCATGATTTCGGTCTGGTCGGCCGAGAGGCAGTGGTGAGGATCGGAACGGATGTGCGCCACGATCAAATCGATCATGTCGGTTTGTATCAGACGGTATCGCGCCGCAGGATCTCCACGGTCCGTAAAGATGCCGTGGACGAATTCAGCATAGGAGGCTATGTGGAGCTGGAGGCAAATTGGACCGATCGGCTGCGGACGATGACCGGCATACGCGCGGATCATTACCGGTTCGACGTTGCCTCGCATGTGGGGGAAAATAGCGGGGATGGGAATGACAGCATCCTCAGCCCAAAGCTTTCAATTGCATATCTCGCCGGAAGCGCGACGGAATTTTATGGTAACTACGGGCAGAGTTTCCACTCCAATGATGTCCGCGGCGCGACAACGACGATAGATCCCGCCACGGGCGCGGCGGTTGACCAGGTAGAACCGCTAGTAAAATCCGAAGCTGCCGAACTTGGTGTCCGCACCCGCCTTGCCGAAACGCTGCTTGTGACACTCTCCGCCTTCTGGCTCGACCTGGACTCTGAACTGGTGTTCGTGGGCGATGCCGGCACAACCGAACCAAACCTGGGATCCCGCCGTTATGGGGTAGAGGTCGCGGCTTTCTGGCAGCTGGCAGACTGGTTGACTCTCGACTTATCTGCAGCCACCACGCGGGCGAGGTTCCGAAACGCACCAGATGGTGAGAACCGAATCCCTGGCAGCATCAAAGAGGTTCTTGGGGTCGGTGCCGTCGCCACTTTTGACACCGGCCTGAACGGCAGCCTCCGTCTGCGCCATTTCGGCAGCATGCCCCTGATCGAGGACGGTTCCCTGCGCTCGGGAGCAACAACCCTGGTCAATCTCGGCCTAGCGTACAAAGTCGGCGCGTTCGAGTTCAGCTTCGATATCTTCAACCTGTTTGATGCTAACGATTACGACATAACCTACTACTTCGCATCTCGATTGCCAGGCGAGGACGCCTCTGTTGCGGACGTACATTTCCATCCGGTGGAGCCTCGCTCCGCGCGGGCGGCCATAAAGGTAAGGTTCTAA